A region from the Salidesulfovibrio onnuriiensis genome encodes:
- the rimK gene encoding 30S ribosomal protein S6--L-glutamate ligase, whose amino-acid sequence MNIAILSRKPELYSTARLAEAAKERGHSVRVINPLRCYMNITSHQPTIHYKGEELTDIDAAIPRIGASITFYGTAVVRQFEMLGVYCINESVAITRSRDKLRSLQLLARKGIGLPVTGFANSTMYTQDLIDMVGGAPLVVKLLEGTQGVGVVLAETPQAAESVIDAFRGLKANFMVQEYIKEAKGCDIRCIVVGGKVVAAMKRKGKEGDFRSNLHRGGTASAVRITPEERSTAVRSAKIMGLNVAGVDLLRSNHGPVVMEVNSSPGLEGIEDATGKDIAGIIVEYMEKNAAPNKTKTKGKG is encoded by the coding sequence ATGAACATTGCCATTCTTTCCCGCAAGCCGGAGCTCTATTCCACCGCCCGGCTGGCGGAAGCCGCAAAGGAACGCGGCCACAGCGTGCGGGTCATCAACCCGCTGCGCTGCTACATGAACATCACCAGCCACCAGCCCACCATCCACTACAAGGGCGAGGAGCTCACGGACATTGACGCGGCCATCCCGCGCATCGGCGCGTCCATCACCTTTTACGGCACGGCCGTGGTGCGCCAGTTCGAGATGCTGGGCGTCTACTGCATCAACGAATCCGTGGCCATCACCCGGTCGCGCGACAAGTTGCGCAGCCTGCAGCTGCTGGCCCGCAAGGGCATCGGCCTGCCCGTGACCGGTTTCGCCAACTCCACCATGTACACCCAGGACCTCATCGACATGGTGGGCGGCGCACCCCTGGTCGTCAAGCTCCTGGAGGGTACCCAGGGCGTGGGCGTGGTCCTGGCAGAAACGCCGCAGGCGGCCGAGAGCGTCATCGACGCCTTCCGTGGCCTCAAGGCCAACTTCATGGTCCAGGAGTACATCAAGGAGGCCAAGGGCTGCGACATCCGCTGCATCGTGGTGGGCGGCAAGGTGGTGGCGGCCATGAAGCGCAAGGGCAAGGAAGGGGATTTCCGTTCCAACCTGCATCGGGGCGGCACTGCTTCGGCGGTGCGCATCACCCCCGAGGAGCGCTCCACGGCCGTGCGTTCGGCAAAGATCATGGGCCTCAACGTGGCGGGCGTGGACCTGCTGCGCTCCAATCACGGCCCGGTGGTCATGGAGGTCAATTCCTCGCCCGGCCTGGAAGGCATCGAGGACGCCACCGGCAAGGACATTGCCGGGATCATTGTCGAATACATGGAAAAGAACGCCGCGCCCAACAAGACCAAGACCAAGGGCAAGGGATAA
- a CDS encoding DUF3124 domain-containing protein, which produces MLKKILIAIFAILLNAAPLAAESVKLSQGQDVYVPVYSHIYQGIKGKPYNLSALLSIRNTDPSNTIKVTLVRYYDSDGILVKNHLEKPIIVQPLGTAEFYIPERDNSGGSGANFLVHWKGDMVVNAPVIQAVMIGTASTQGISFVCEGWVISEDK; this is translated from the coding sequence ATGTTGAAAAAAATACTTATCGCCATATTCGCCATCCTGCTGAACGCCGCGCCCCTGGCCGCGGAAAGCGTCAAGCTGTCCCAGGGGCAGGACGTTTACGTTCCCGTGTATTCGCACATCTACCAGGGCATCAAGGGCAAACCCTACAATCTTTCCGCCCTGCTCAGCATCCGCAATACCGACCCGTCCAACACCATCAAGGTCACCCTGGTGCGCTACTACGATTCCGACGGCATCCTGGTGAAGAACCACCTGGAAAAACCCATTATCGTGCAGCCGCTGGGTACGGCCGAATTCTACATCCCCGAACGCGACAACAGCGGCGGCTCGGGCGCCAACTTCCTGGTGCACTGGAAGGGGGACATGGTGGTCAATGCGCCCGTGATCCAGGCGGTCATGATCGGCACGGCCTCCACTCAGGGCATCTCCTTTGTCTGCGAGGGCTGGGTCATCAGCGAAGACAAGTAG
- a CDS encoding substrate-binding periplasmic protein, translating into MIRWGLAIVFAVCMTAPSMAGGKFLVGVEDIRYYPQYSTNNGIYTGYGRSVLDGFAKSRGYEFEYIPLPVLRLYERFFKTDELDFKYPDNPDWQRSLRPVRDIWYSEQISEAYDGVMVLPLRKRMEVEQLRVLGTVRGFTATRYENLIDSGQVELVYTDDYLSLIEMVLQGRVDGGFGCLAVARYNLEHMERSPEALTLAPNLPYTRVAYRLSTRKHPRIIRELNEYLQTNKERLKLLLDRYGLGRRIRKP; encoded by the coding sequence ATGATTCGATGGGGCCTTGCGATAGTATTCGCCGTATGCATGACCGCGCCCTCCATGGCGGGCGGTAAATTTCTCGTCGGCGTGGAGGACATCCGCTACTATCCCCAGTACTCCACCAACAACGGCATCTATACGGGCTACGGTCGCTCGGTGCTGGACGGATTCGCCAAAAGCCGCGGCTATGAATTCGAATACATCCCGCTTCCCGTGCTTCGGCTTTACGAGCGCTTCTTCAAGACCGACGAGCTGGATTTCAAGTATCCGGACAATCCCGATTGGCAGCGCTCCCTGCGCCCGGTCCGGGATATCTGGTACAGCGAGCAGATATCCGAGGCTTACGACGGTGTCATGGTCCTGCCGCTTCGCAAGCGCATGGAGGTGGAGCAGCTGCGCGTGCTCGGAACCGTTCGCGGCTTCACGGCGACCCGGTATGAAAACCTCATCGATTCCGGCCAGGTGGAGCTTGTGTATACCGACGACTATCTCTCGCTCATCGAGATGGTCCTCCAGGGCAGGGTGGACGGCGGGTTCGGCTGTCTCGCCGTGGCCCGCTACAACCTGGAGCACATGGAACGCTCGCCCGAGGCCCTTACATTGGCACCCAATTTGCCGTATACAAGGGTTGCCTACCGCCTTTCCACGCGGAAGCATCCGAGAATAATCCGGGAATTGAACGAATACCTGCAAACGAACAAGGAACGACTCAAGCTGCTTCTGGACCGGTACGGCCTGGGCAGACGGATTCGAAAACCCTAA
- the blaOXA gene encoding class D beta-lactamase, producing the protein MKRVILLLVLCLCLGCAKKAVEPAPEKTAPKTVAEDTSAQQVERTLSPSCVAVYDLKARQWDVDNNDRASEAFLPASTFKILHTLIALQSSVVTKDEVFKWDGVKRNYEPWNRDLTLEQAFRHSAIWVFQRIAKRIGKERMQNYVDLVGYGNGDISGQLDSFWLDGKLRITPRQQVWFLTHLYQNDLPFSSAHMDYVKRLMRRDSGKGWTMHAKSGWAQRAKPQVGWLVGWVEKDGSPWFFATNVEINQRSDAAKRYALTETRLRELDVIPAEK; encoded by the coding sequence ATGAAACGAGTGATTCTCTTGCTTGTCCTGTGCCTGTGCCTGGGCTGCGCCAAAAAGGCGGTGGAACCCGCGCCGGAAAAAACCGCTCCAAAAACCGTTGCCGAGGATACGTCCGCGCAGCAGGTGGAGCGCACTTTGTCGCCTTCCTGCGTGGCCGTTTACGACCTCAAGGCCCGGCAATGGGACGTGGACAACAACGACCGCGCCTCCGAGGCATTCTTGCCTGCGTCCACCTTCAAGATCCTGCACACGCTCATCGCCTTGCAGTCCAGCGTGGTCACCAAGGACGAGGTCTTCAAGTGGGACGGCGTGAAGCGCAATTATGAGCCCTGGAACCGGGACCTGACCCTGGAGCAGGCCTTCCGCCATTCCGCCATCTGGGTTTTCCAGCGCATTGCCAAGCGCATCGGCAAGGAGCGCATGCAGAACTACGTGGACCTGGTGGGCTACGGCAACGGCGATATTTCCGGGCAGCTGGATTCCTTCTGGCTGGACGGCAAGCTGCGCATCACGCCCCGCCAGCAGGTCTGGTTCCTCACGCACCTGTACCAGAACGACCTGCCGTTTTCCTCCGCGCACATGGACTACGTGAAGCGGCTCATGCGCCGGGACAGCGGCAAGGGCTGGACCATGCACGCCAAGTCGGGCTGGGCCCAGCGCGCCAAGCCGCAGGTGGGCTGGCTCGTGGGCTGGGTGGAAAAGGACGGCAGCCCGTGGTTCTTCGCCACCAACGTGGAGATCAACCAGCGCAGCGATGCGGCCAAGCGGTACGCGCTGACCGAGACGCGGCTTCGTGAACTGGACGTGATCCCTGCGGAAAAGTAA
- the argJ gene encoding bifunctional glutamate N-acetyltransferase/amino-acid acetyltransferase ArgJ gives MTVMPKGFRFAAIEANLKYSGRKDLSMLVSDTPASAAGVFTTNKFQAAPVLHCKAMLERSRKQSAFLVNAGSANACTGEEGMNNCREVLSLVAEATGVPADEILPASTGVIGLQFNMDKWRAAMPALAENLGKATPENVSEAIMTTDTRPKLVSTSVDLSGGEVRLLGMCKGAGMISPNMATLLAFVCCDADVDPQRWQEILEYCADNSFNRITIDGDTSTNDSFMGLANGVSGVKAESEEDLRTLCDVLLRLSQELAYMIVEDAEGGTKVARIEVRGARDEIDAELVARAIGCSPLVKTALFGCDANWGRIMCAAGYSGAEFDPQAVSLEVGGICIFKDGMPVPGDMDKLLEPVMNEVDIPITVTLGSGSGTASLLASDLTKEYVEINADYRS, from the coding sequence ATGACAGTCATGCCTAAAGGCTTCAGGTTCGCGGCCATCGAGGCCAACCTGAAATACAGCGGCCGCAAGGACCTTTCCATGCTCGTGAGCGATACGCCCGCCTCCGCAGCGGGCGTGTTCACCACCAACAAGTTCCAGGCGGCCCCCGTGCTGCACTGCAAGGCCATGCTCGAACGTTCGCGAAAGCAGTCCGCCTTTTTGGTCAACGCGGGCTCGGCCAACGCCTGCACCGGAGAAGAGGGCATGAACAATTGCCGCGAGGTCCTGAGCCTGGTGGCCGAGGCCACGGGCGTGCCCGCCGACGAGATCCTTCCGGCCTCCACCGGCGTCATCGGCCTGCAGTTCAACATGGACAAGTGGCGCGCGGCCATGCCCGCCCTGGCGGAAAACCTGGGCAAGGCCACGCCCGAGAACGTGTCCGAGGCCATCATGACCACGGACACCCGGCCCAAGCTGGTATCCACCTCCGTGGACCTCTCGGGCGGCGAGGTCCGTCTGTTGGGCATGTGCAAGGGCGCGGGCATGATCAGCCCGAACATGGCCACCCTGCTGGCCTTTGTGTGCTGCGACGCGGACGTGGATCCTCAGCGCTGGCAGGAGATCCTGGAGTACTGCGCGGACAACAGCTTCAACCGCATCACCATTGACGGCGACACCAGCACCAACGACAGCTTCATGGGCCTGGCCAACGGCGTGTCCGGCGTGAAGGCCGAGTCCGAGGAGGACCTGCGCACCCTGTGCGACGTGCTGCTGCGGCTCTCCCAAGAGCTGGCCTACATGATTGTGGAGGACGCCGAGGGCGGCACCAAGGTGGCGCGCATCGAGGTGCGCGGTGCGCGCGACGAGATCGACGCCGAGCTGGTGGCCCGGGCCATCGGCTGTTCGCCCCTGGTCAAGACCGCCCTGTTCGGCTGCGACGCCAACTGGGGGAGGATCATGTGTGCGGCCGGGTATTCCGGCGCGGAGTTCGACCCCCAGGCCGTGAGCCTGGAAGTGGGCGGCATCTGCATCTTCAAGGACGGCATGCCCGTTCCCGGCGACATGGACAAGCTTCTGGAACCGGTCATGAACGAGGTGGATATTCCCATCACCGTGACCCTGGGCAGCGGTTCGGGCACGGCATCGCTGTTGGCCTCGGACCTGACCAAGGAGTATGTGGAGATCAACGCGGACTACCGGAGTTAG
- a CDS encoding tautomerase family protein — MPILTVKTWAGISEDQKRDMVETFTRESCRILDCKQEHVMVVIEEVDRANWGLEGGLAKDLYPKKE; from the coding sequence ATGCCCATACTTACCGTAAAAACCTGGGCAGGCATCAGCGAGGACCAGAAGCGAGACATGGTGGAGACCTTCACCCGCGAATCCTGCCGCATCCTGGACTGCAAGCAGGAGCATGTCATGGTCGTCATCGAAGAGGTGGACCGGGCCAATTGGGGGTTGGAAGGGGGGCTTGCAAAGGATTTGTATCCGAAGAAGGAATAG
- a CDS encoding DEAD/DEAH box helicase: MINHVEEYIQALLESEKLGHQVAHHRLLPGSEARFAEPKRPWHKAIRHALETLGIDRLYSHQAEAHNYIRAGRNVVVATPTASGKTLTYNLPVIEECLRDPDAKALYMFPLKALAQDQLKSFNGLAALMPEERRPTAAIYDGDTTPHFRRKIRENPPNVLLTNPEMVHLSVLPHHDKWAEMLSGLTHIVVDEVHTYRGVMGSHMAMVFRRLLRLCEYYGSRPTFVFCSATVGNPGELCEMLTGLEVHEIRESGAAQGARHMVFLNPHDSPAQAAIQLLQSALHREMRTIVYCQSRKLTELIAMWCAERSGPYKNKISAYRAGFLPEERREIEQRMSDGDLFAVISTSALELGIDIGGLDLCIMVGYPGTVMATQQRGGRVGRARQDSAVVLVAQEDALDQYFMRNPDDFFSRPPESVMLNPFNPVVMDRHLICAAAEMTMRRGESFLAPIEMSERVEFLIRDGQLFEVVPDAPGLPMEIISHRKRPHRDVDLRSAGHSLHIEDVTRGGEKAPIIGTTDQYRVWMETHPGAVYLHRGDTYVIQEVDSGAGAVLAVKKKVGYYTRVRKNKSTQILQVLGQKACFGTRVFFGKLRVTEQVTGYEKRAVRGGKLLGIVPLEVPPNVFETEGVWFEVGHDIRQRCEDEFLHFMGGIHAFEHAAIGILPLLVMTDRNDLGGISTPLHEQVEGPAVFIYDGVPGGAGLTRQAFEKADELVKTTLKTIRDCECELGCPSCVHSPKCGSGNRPIDKAASQFVLEAILSGDPKTIKPKDIDVNLLDYDDKPATPNRYGVLDIETRYSADEVGGWNRADRMGVSIACLYDSETDQMYDYEQEQMDDLVKHLQELDLVIGFNHIKFDYAVLGGLHPFKFRALPSLDLLVKVHERLGYRVKLDNIAQATLDAGKSADGLMALKWWKEGRLDLITEYCRQDVIVTRDVYLFGRENGYVFFTNKAGQKVKLPVSW, translated from the coding sequence ATGATCAACCATGTCGAGGAATACATCCAGGCCCTGCTGGAATCCGAGAAGCTGGGCCATCAGGTGGCCCACCACCGGCTGCTGCCCGGCAGCGAGGCGCGCTTTGCCGAGCCCAAGAGGCCCTGGCACAAGGCCATCCGCCACGCCCTGGAAACCCTCGGCATCGACCGGCTCTATTCCCACCAGGCCGAGGCCCACAACTACATCCGGGCCGGACGCAACGTGGTGGTGGCCACGCCCACGGCCAGCGGCAAGACCCTGACCTACAACCTGCCGGTCATCGAGGAATGCCTGCGCGACCCGGACGCCAAGGCCCTGTACATGTTCCCGCTCAAGGCCCTGGCCCAGGACCAGCTCAAGAGCTTCAACGGGCTGGCCGCGCTCATGCCCGAGGAACGCCGCCCCACGGCGGCCATCTACGACGGCGACACCACGCCCCACTTCCGGCGCAAGATCCGGGAAAACCCGCCCAACGTGCTGCTGACCAACCCGGAGATGGTCCATCTCTCGGTGCTGCCCCACCACGACAAATGGGCCGAGATGCTTTCCGGCCTGACACACATCGTGGTGGACGAGGTGCACACCTACCGGGGCGTCATGGGCTCGCACATGGCCATGGTCTTCCGCCGCCTGCTGCGGCTGTGCGAATACTACGGTTCCCGACCGACCTTCGTGTTCTGCTCGGCCACCGTGGGCAATCCCGGCGAACTGTGCGAGATGCTCACCGGTCTGGAGGTGCACGAGATCCGGGAATCCGGGGCCGCCCAGGGTGCGCGGCACATGGTCTTTCTCAACCCGCACGACAGCCCGGCCCAGGCCGCCATACAACTTCTGCAGTCCGCCCTGCACCGGGAGATGCGCACCATCGTCTACTGCCAGTCGCGCAAGCTCACCGAACTCATCGCCATGTGGTGCGCCGAGCGTTCCGGCCCGTACAAGAACAAGATTTCCGCCTACCGCGCCGGATTCCTGCCCGAGGAACGGCGCGAGATAGAGCAGCGCATGTCCGACGGCGACCTGTTCGCGGTCATCTCCACCAGCGCATTGGAACTGGGCATCGACATCGGCGGCCTGGACCTGTGCATCATGGTCGGCTACCCGGGCACGGTCATGGCCACCCAGCAGCGCGGCGGCCGCGTGGGACGCGCCCGGCAGGACTCGGCCGTGGTGCTCGTGGCCCAGGAGGACGCCCTGGACCAGTACTTCATGCGCAACCCGGACGACTTCTTTTCCCGGCCGCCCGAATCGGTCATGCTCAACCCGTTCAACCCGGTGGTCATGGACCGCCACCTCATCTGCGCGGCGGCAGAAATGACCATGCGCCGAGGCGAAAGTTTCTTGGCTCCCATTGAGATGTCCGAACGCGTGGAATTTCTCATACGGGACGGGCAGCTCTTCGAGGTGGTGCCGGACGCGCCCGGTCTGCCCATGGAAATCATTTCGCACCGCAAGCGGCCGCACCGGGACGTGGACCTGCGCAGCGCGGGGCACAGCCTGCATATCGAGGACGTGACCAGGGGCGGGGAAAAGGCCCCGATCATCGGCACCACGGACCAGTACCGGGTCTGGATGGAGACCCATCCGGGCGCGGTCTACCTGCACCGGGGCGACACCTACGTGATCCAGGAGGTGGATTCGGGCGCGGGCGCGGTGCTGGCCGTCAAAAAGAAGGTCGGCTACTACACCCGGGTACGCAAGAACAAGTCCACCCAGATCCTGCAGGTGCTGGGACAGAAGGCCTGCTTCGGCACCCGGGTATTCTTCGGCAAGCTGCGCGTCACCGAACAGGTCACGGGCTACGAGAAACGGGCCGTGCGCGGCGGCAAGCTGCTGGGCATCGTACCCCTGGAGGTTCCGCCCAACGTGTTCGAGACCGAGGGCGTCTGGTTCGAGGTGGGCCACGACATCCGGCAGCGCTGCGAGGACGAATTCCTGCATTTCATGGGCGGCATCCACGCCTTCGAGCACGCGGCCATCGGCATCCTGCCCCTGCTGGTCATGACCGACCGCAACGACCTGGGCGGCATCTCCACCCCGCTCCACGAGCAGGTGGAAGGCCCGGCCGTATTCATCTACGATGGCGTGCCCGGGGGCGCGGGGCTGACGCGCCAGGCCTTTGAAAAGGCCGACGAGCTGGTGAAAACCACCCTCAAGACCATCCGGGACTGCGAATGCGAGCTGGGGTGCCCCTCCTGCGTGCATTCGCCGAAATGTGGATCGGGCAACCGGCCCATTGACAAGGCCGCGTCCCAGTTCGTGCTGGAGGCCATCCTCTCCGGCGACCCCAAGACCATCAAACCCAAGGATATAGACGTGAATCTGCTCGACTACGACGACAAACCCGCCACGCCCAACCGCTACGGCGTGCTGGATATCGAAACCCGCTACAGCGCCGACGAGGTGGGCGGCTGGAACCGGGCCGACCGCATGGGCGTGTCCATCGCCTGCCTGTACGACTCCGAAACCGACCAGATGTATGATTACGAGCAGGAGCAGATGGACGACCTGGTCAAACACCTGCAGGAGCTCGACCTGGTCATCGGCTTCAACCACATCAAATTCGACTATGCCGTGCTGGGCGGGCTGCACCCGTTCAAGTTCCGCGCGCTGCCCAGCCTGGACCTGCTGGTCAAGGTGCACGAGCGTCTCGGCTACCGGGTCAAGCTGGACAACATCGCCCAGGCCACCCTGGATGCGGGCAAGTCCGCGGACGGGCTCATGGCCCTGAAATGGTGGAAGGAAGGCCGCCTGGACCTGATCACCGAGTACTGCCGCCAGGACGTGATCGTCACCCGCGACGTGTATCTCTTCGGCCGCGAGAACGGGTACGTCTTCTTTACCAACAAGGCCGGGCAAAAGGTGAAATTGCCGGTGAGCTGGTAG
- a CDS encoding phospholipase D family protein: protein MLRTTVDSCELYIGRNAGKGLEEALKNARKSVKVFSPYVSYSFLDLLVDKCSRNIDVSMITTSEAVNNGFYKKLINQHRHAREDALQKRKQGRLVTLTLGLVFLLLFGASFNFEFGSFQIAEHFIRWRWAFLAASVLSFIVRNFYGKIRIYDYTYSQNLRFAVVVSPNEVKADEAYLAHAKYYIIDDEIAFLGSLNFTYSGFNKSYESCVRIQDGKVIEKLNSEFEWMFSNDRTLYEAVQTLGPKIYKEPPY from the coding sequence ATGCTCAGAACGACTGTCGATTCTTGTGAACTATACATAGGACGAAACGCTGGGAAAGGACTTGAAGAGGCACTTAAAAACGCACGGAAAAGCGTGAAGGTCTTTTCTCCGTATGTCTCTTATTCTTTCCTTGATCTCCTTGTGGACAAATGCTCCCGCAACATTGATGTGAGCATGATTACCACCAGCGAAGCCGTTAATAATGGGTTTTATAAGAAACTCATCAACCAGCATCGACATGCCCGTGAAGATGCTTTGCAAAAGCGCAAGCAGGGGCGTCTTGTCACCCTGACCCTTGGATTGGTTTTTCTCCTCCTTTTTGGCGCTTCCTTTAATTTTGAATTTGGCTCTTTTCAGATTGCGGAGCATTTCATTCGGTGGAGATGGGCATTCCTTGCCGCAAGCGTGCTAAGTTTCATAGTTCGGAATTTTTACGGAAAGATTCGAATTTACGATTATACGTATTCTCAAAATCTCAGATTTGCGGTTGTAGTTTCTCCCAATGAAGTTAAAGCAGACGAAGCATATCTCGCACATGCTAAGTACTACATCATCGATGATGAAATTGCTTTCTTAGGGTCGTTAAACTTCACCTATAGCGGGTTTAACAAAAGCTACGAGTCTTGCGTACGAATTCAGGATGGAAAAGTAATTGAAAAGCTGAACAGCGAATTTGAATGGATGTTCAGCAATGATCGCACACTATACGAGGCTGTTCAGACACTCGGACCAAAGATTTACAAGGAACCTCCGTATTAA
- a CDS encoding ATP-grasp domain-containing protein yields the protein MIVLAPPYVSDILRASVERQGLAVLDTPEARALCGDELKYADAKTFAAGLGRRLYTNSESTLQDVFELFGHTDIPRMAHACKDKVRFRELTAAIFRDYWFTSGSLDELESMDADTLRFPLVVKPARGFFSMGVHCVDTAEDWLPVLEKLRTEIAAFNANYPADVVDAGRFIVEQAIDGDEYAMDVYWDNDGNAVLLNILKHIFASGDDVGDRLYLTSPEIIEAHLERFTRVMQDIGDACGFRNYPSHIEVRVDRDGNVLPIEANPLRFAGWCVADITAHAWGFDPYEYYFQDRRPDWPSILAPRRGKTYSMVVADLPSSVDRNAIRSVDWDGIERLFENVLEFRRIDYREFPVLAFIFAETSQENLPALHQIVREDFTKYLK from the coding sequence ATGATTGTTCTCGCTCCCCCCTATGTTTCCGACATTCTCCGGGCCTCGGTCGAAAGACAGGGGCTCGCGGTTCTTGATACGCCCGAGGCCCGCGCCCTGTGCGGCGACGAACTCAAATACGCGGACGCCAAGACCTTTGCCGCCGGCCTGGGCAGGCGGCTGTACACCAACTCGGAAAGCACGCTCCAGGACGTGTTCGAACTCTTCGGGCACACGGACATCCCGCGCATGGCGCACGCCTGTAAGGACAAGGTCCGGTTCCGCGAGCTGACCGCCGCCATCTTCCGCGACTACTGGTTCACGTCCGGCTCCCTGGACGAGCTGGAATCCATGGACGCGGACACGCTGCGATTCCCGCTGGTGGTCAAGCCCGCCCGCGGCTTCTTCAGCATGGGCGTGCACTGCGTGGATACCGCCGAGGACTGGCTTCCTGTCCTGGAAAAACTGCGCACCGAGATCGCCGCATTCAACGCCAACTACCCGGCCGACGTGGTGGATGCGGGCAGATTCATCGTGGAGCAGGCCATCGACGGCGACGAGTACGCCATGGACGTGTACTGGGATAATGACGGCAACGCCGTGCTGCTCAACATCCTCAAGCACATCTTCGCCTCGGGCGACGACGTCGGCGACCGGCTCTATCTGACCTCGCCGGAAATCATCGAGGCGCATCTGGAACGCTTCACGCGCGTCATGCAGGACATCGGCGATGCCTGCGGGTTCCGCAACTACCCATCCCACATCGAGGTGCGCGTGGACCGGGACGGAAACGTGCTGCCCATCGAGGCCAACCCCCTGCGCTTTGCGGGCTGGTGCGTGGCCGACATCACCGCCCACGCCTGGGGCTTCGACCCGTACGAATACTATTTCCAGGATCGCCGCCCGGACTGGCCGTCCATCCTGGCCCCGCGCCGGGGCAAGACCTACAGCATGGTCGTGGCCGACCTGCCCTCCTCCGTGGACCGCAACGCCATCCGCTCCGTGGACTGGGACGGCATCGAGCGCCTGTTCGAGAACGTGCTGGAGTTCCGCAGAATCGACTACCGCGAATTCCCGGTGCTGGCCTTCATCTTCGCCGAGACCTCGCAGGAGAACCTGCCCGCGCTGCACCAAATCGTGCGCGAGGATTTCACCAAATATCTGAAGTGA
- a CDS encoding sigma-54-dependent transcriptional regulator produces the protein MAANILVLDDEKNYLLILESILDDEGYNVTTLSDPEMGLAYLEDSEVDVILTDMKMPKLTGQDVLEHCKKNYPHIPVLIMTAFGSVESAVEAMRIGAFDYITKPFANEELLLSLSKAVSYAETQQDNVRLRQQLAEKFGSGNIIARGKGMREVLEMVNRAAPTKSTVLVMGESGTGKELIARAIHDNSTRKDQPFISVNCMALNPGVLESELFGHEKGSFTGATAMRKGRFEQANKGTLFLDEIGELTPELQVKLLRVLQEHQIERVGGAETIDVDIRIVAATNKNLQEAVSKGEFREDLFYRLNVVSIFLPPLRERREDIPFLADHFLDKYSKENEKKFTGFTAAAMDYLSAYEWPGNVRQLENVIERCTVLSRTETIDTDDLPPEIKDEESQFKSAVDLLPARLNLADTMDKIEGALVRRALVRSEFVQVKAAEMLGLSKSNLQYKLKKYGLLGKAK, from the coding sequence ATGGCCGCGAACATACTGGTTCTCGACGACGAAAAAAACTACCTGCTGATCCTCGAAAGCATCCTGGACGACGAAGGGTACAACGTGACCACCCTGTCCGACCCGGAAATGGGCCTGGCCTACCTCGAGGATTCCGAGGTGGACGTGATCCTCACGGACATGAAGATGCCCAAGCTCACGGGCCAGGATGTGCTGGAGCACTGCAAGAAGAACTACCCGCACATTCCGGTGCTGATCATGACCGCCTTCGGGTCCGTGGAGTCCGCTGTGGAGGCCATGCGCATCGGCGCCTTCGACTACATCACCAAGCCGTTCGCCAACGAGGAACTGCTGCTCTCCCTGTCCAAGGCCGTGAGCTACGCGGAAACCCAGCAGGACAACGTGCGCCTGCGCCAGCAACTGGCCGAGAAATTCGGGTCCGGCAACATCATCGCGCGCGGCAAGGGCATGCGCGAGGTGTTGGAGATGGTCAACCGGGCCGCGCCCACCAAGTCCACGGTGCTGGTCATGGGGGAATCGGGCACGGGGAAGGAGCTCATTGCCCGGGCCATCCACGACAACTCCACCCGCAAGGACCAGCCGTTCATCTCCGTGAACTGCATGGCCCTCAACCCGGGCGTGCTGGAATCCGAGCTCTTCGGCCATGAGAAGGGCAGCTTCACCGGGGCCACGGCCATGCGCAAGGGACGCTTCGAACAGGCCAACAAGGGCACCCTCTTCCTGGACGAGATCGGCGAACTGACACCGGAGCTGCAGGTCAAGCTGCTGCGCGTGCTCCAGGAGCACCAGATCGAACGCGTGGGCGGCGCCGAGACCATCGACGTGGACATCCGCATCGTGGCCGCCACCAACAAGAATCTCCAGGAGGCCGTGAGCAAGGGCGAGTTCCGCGAGGACCTGTTCTACCGCCTCAACGTGGTTTCCATCTTCCTGCCGCCCCTGCGCGAGCGGCGCGAGGACATCCCGTTCCTGGCCGACCACTTCCTGGACAAGTACTCCAAGGAAAACGAAAAGAAATTCACCGGGTTCACGGCTGCGGCCATGGACTATCTCTCGGCCTACGAATGGCCGGGCAACGTGCGCCAGCTGGAAAACGTCATCGAGCGCTGCACGGTGCTGTCCCGGACCGAAACCATCGACACGGACGACCTGCCGCCCGAGATCAAGGACGAGGAATCCCAGTTCAAGAGCGCCGTGGACCTCCTGCCCGCGCGCCTGAACCTGGCCGACACCATGGACAAGATCGAGGGAGCCCTGGTGCGCCGCGCCCTGGTGCGCAGCGAATTCGTACAGGTCAAGGCCGCCGAGATGCTCGGCCTGTCCAAAAGTAACCTGCAATACAAGCTCAAAAAATACGGACTGTTGGGAAAAGCCAAATGA